One window of the Populus nigra chromosome 4, ddPopNigr1.1, whole genome shotgun sequence genome contains the following:
- the LOC133690729 gene encoding large ribosomal subunit protein P1-like: protein MSTSELACTYAAAILYDDNIAITAEKIAELVKAANVQIESFWPSLFAKLLEKRNIEDLILNVGSGGGAAVAVAAPAGGAPADAAPAVEEKKKEEVKEESEDEDMGFSLFD from the exons ATGTCTACTAGCGAGCTTGCTTGCACGTACGCTGCTGCTATTCTCTACGATGATAACATCGCCATCACT GCAGAGAAGATTGCAGAATTGGTTAAAGCAGCCAATGTGCAAATTGAATCTTTCTGGCCAAGCTTGTTTGCTAAGCTTCTTGAGAAGCGGAACATTGAGGATCTCATCTTGAATGTTGGCTCTGGTGGCGgtgctgctgttgctgttgctgccCCAGCTGGTGGTGCTCCTGCTGATGCTGCTCCTGCTGttgaggagaagaagaag GAAGAGGTCAAGGAGGAAAGTGAAGATGAAGACATGGGATTCAGCTTGTTTGATTAG
- the LOC133690928 gene encoding pentatricopeptide repeat-containing protein At1g05600 produces MSIRWPRLLTPTQLSQILRSQKNPLTALQIFKDAKDKYPSYHHNGPVYATMISILGNSDRIAEMKEVIDQMRDDSCECKDSVFVTAIKTYAGAGQISEAVSLFKNIPKFNCVNWTESFNTLLQILVKESKLETAHRFFLENSCGWEVKSRIRALNLLLDVLCQRNRSDLALQVFQEMDYQGCYPNRDSYRILMRGLCEDGRLNEATHLLYSMFWRISQKGSGEDIVVYRTLLDALCDNGQVEEALEILGKILRKGLKAPKRYRHRLDLSQCSNCEDIEATKLLINEALIRGGIPSLASYTAMAVDLYSEGKTGQADKVLDETQERGYRPSLRTYEAKVTALCRQGRSGEAINVIERETIERNSVPNVRLYNVLLKGLCDAGNSAIAVSYLKRMAKQVGCVANQETYGILVDGLCRDGRFVEASKVLEEMLIKSYWPPADTYNILIRGLSSMGRQYEAVIWLEEMVSQDKLPALHVWSSLVTSVCCNMVAVDVSCETFNQLISS; encoded by the coding sequence ATGAGTATAAGGTGGCCTAGGCTTCTAACACCAACACAACTCTCTCAAATTTTGAGGAGCCAGAAAAATCCATTAACGGCGTTGCAGATTTTCAAGGATGCAAAAGACAAATACCCCAGCTATCACCACAATGGTCCTGTGTATGCCACCATGATCAGCATCCTTGGAAACTCAGACCGAATTGCTGAGATGAAAGAGGTTATTGATCAGATGCGCGACGATTCCTGTGAGTGCAAAGATTCAGTCTTTGTTACTGCAATCAAGACCTATGCGGGTGCAGGCCAAATAAGTGAAGCTGTCTCACTCTTCAAGAATATTCCAAAATTCAACTGTGTAAATTGGACTGAATCTTTCAATACCCTTTTGCAAATATTGGTGAAGGAATCAAAACTTGAAACAGCTCACCGTTTTTTCTTGGAGAACTCATGTGGGTGGGAAGTGAAATCTCGCATTCGTGCCTTAAACCTGCTATTGGATGTTCTTTGTCAACGTAATCGCTCTGACCTTGCATTGCAAGTCTTCCAAGAGATGGATTATCAGGGTTGCTATCCGAATAGGGATAGTTATCGAATTCTTATGAGGGGGTTGTGTGAAGATGGAAGGCTAAACGAGGCCACACATTTGTTATACTCAATGTTTTGGAGGATCTCTCAAAAGGGAAGCGGAGAGGATATTGTAGTATATAGAACCCTTTTGGATGCTCTATGTGATAATGGGCAGGTTGAAGAAGCTTTGGAAATCCTTGGTAAGATATTAAGGAAGGGGCTGAAGGCACCTAAGCGATACCGCCACCGTCTTGATCTTAGTCAGTGCAGTAATTGTGAAGATATAGAAGCCACAAAGCTTTTGATTAATGAAGCTCTAATCAGAGGCGGAATTCCCAGTTTGGCTAGTTATACAGCGATGGCTGTTGATCTTTACTCTGAAGGCAAGACTGGTCAGGCTGATAAAGTGCTAGATGAAACTCAAGAGAGAGGCTATAGGCCATCACTTAGGACTTATGAAGCGAAGGTCACCGCATTGTGTAGACAAGGTAGGAGTGGTGAAGCCATTAATGTAATTGAAAGGGAGACGATAGAGAGAAATAGTGTTCCAAATGTAAGATTGTATAATGTCTTATTGAAAGGCTTATGTGATGCAGGGAATTCAGCAATCGCTGTTAGTTATTTGAAAAGGATGGCTAAGCAGGTGGGTTGTGTTGCCAATCAGGAAACTTACGGCATTTTAGTGGACGGGCTGTGTCGAGATGGTAGGTTTGTTGAAGCAAGTAAGGTTTTGGAAGAGatgttaattaaatcatattggCCACCAGCTGATACCTACAATATCCTTATAAGGGGTCTTTCCTCCATGGGCAGGCAATATGAAGCTGTTATATGGTTAGAGGAGATGGTCAGCCAGGATAAGCTACCAGCACTTCATGTGTGGAGCTCCTTGGTAACTTCTGTTTGTTGTAATATGGTTGCTGTAGATGTTAGCTGTGAGACATTTAATCAGCTTATCAGTTCATAG
- the LOC133690667 gene encoding uncharacterized protein LOC133690667 isoform X2: MAQQRQFQMVGGGNSGQYNDTTFTKIFVGGLAWETQRDTMRRYFEQFGEILEAVVITDKNTGRSKGYGFVTFKDPDAAMRACQNPSPVIDGRRANCNLASLGAQKTRPPTPQHGTGRFRPVHGVVASPTYPGSAAPYTHQPTGQYSFPYSAYGYTGYSQDAMYPLGYYGVYGGQQFSPYYTTGGASGTPGMFQHNFYPFYTPYAQSSQAHGFGIQYPQMVQYPYLPQQFGSTGILSLPSSVAMATTTAGSFECNLQQVQPQ; the protein is encoded by the exons ATGGCTCAACAAAGGCAATTTCAGATGGTGGGTGGTGGCAATTCAGGGCAGTACAATGACACGACTTTTACCAAAATCTTTGTTGGTGGTTTGGCCTGGGAGACACAGAGAGACACCATGAGGCGTTATTTTGAACAGTTTGGAGAGATCCTGGAGGCTGTTGTTATCACAGATAAGAATACAGGGAGATCCAAGGGATATGGCTTT GTTACATTTAAGGATCCAGATGCAGCCATGAGAGCTTGTCAAAACCCATCTCCGGTGATCGATGGAAGGAGGGCAAACTGCAATCTTGCATCACTTGGTGCACAAAAGACTCGACCACCAACCCCTCAACACG GCACAGGACGGTTTAGACCAGTACATGGAGTAGTGGCTTCACCTACTTATCCTGGATCCGCAGCTCCATACACCCATCAACCCACTGGTCAATACTCATTTCCTTATTCAGCTTATGG GTACACTGGATATTCACAGGATGCCATGTATCCCTTG GGCTATTATGGTGTTTATGGAGGTCAGCAATTCTCACCTTACTATACCACTGGAGGGGCATCAGGAACACCAGGGATGTTCCAACACAATTTCTACCCATTTTACACTCCGTATGCACAGAGTAGCCAAGCACACGGTTTTGGAATTCAATATCCCCAAATGGTACAGTACCCTTATTTACCTCAGCAGTTTGGCTCTACAGGAATCTTATCACTTCCTTCTTCTGTAGCAATGGCGACTACAACTGCGG GATCATTTGAATGTAACCTGCAACAGGTGCAGCCACAATGA
- the LOC133690667 gene encoding uncharacterized protein LOC133690667 isoform X1, which produces MAQQRQFQMVGGGNSGQYNDTTFTKIFVGGLAWETQRDTMRRYFEQFGEILEAVVITDKNTGRSKGYGFVTFKDPDAAMRACQNPSPVIDGRRANCNLASLGAQKTRPPTPQHGTGRFRPVHGVVASPTYPGSAAPYTHQPTGQYSFPYSAYGYTGYSQDAMYPLGYYGVYGGQQFSPYYTTGGASGTPGMFQHNFYPFYTPYAQSSQAHGFGIQYPQMVQYPYLPQQFGSTGILSLPSSVAMATTTAGAATMTMTTTTTAAVAPTANTGVVGAGTGALQASGTATEQNSPTK; this is translated from the exons ATGGCTCAACAAAGGCAATTTCAGATGGTGGGTGGTGGCAATTCAGGGCAGTACAATGACACGACTTTTACCAAAATCTTTGTTGGTGGTTTGGCCTGGGAGACACAGAGAGACACCATGAGGCGTTATTTTGAACAGTTTGGAGAGATCCTGGAGGCTGTTGTTATCACAGATAAGAATACAGGGAGATCCAAGGGATATGGCTTT GTTACATTTAAGGATCCAGATGCAGCCATGAGAGCTTGTCAAAACCCATCTCCGGTGATCGATGGAAGGAGGGCAAACTGCAATCTTGCATCACTTGGTGCACAAAAGACTCGACCACCAACCCCTCAACACG GCACAGGACGGTTTAGACCAGTACATGGAGTAGTGGCTTCACCTACTTATCCTGGATCCGCAGCTCCATACACCCATCAACCCACTGGTCAATACTCATTTCCTTATTCAGCTTATGG GTACACTGGATATTCACAGGATGCCATGTATCCCTTG GGCTATTATGGTGTTTATGGAGGTCAGCAATTCTCACCTTACTATACCACTGGAGGGGCATCAGGAACACCAGGGATGTTCCAACACAATTTCTACCCATTTTACACTCCGTATGCACAGAGTAGCCAAGCACACGGTTTTGGAATTCAATATCCCCAAATGGTACAGTACCCTTATTTACCTCAGCAGTTTGGCTCTACAGGAATCTTATCACTTCCTTCTTCTGTAGCAATGGCGACTACAACTGCGG GTGCAGCCACAATGACTATGACAACTACTACAACAGCAGCAGTAGCACCCACAGCAAATACAGGGGTGGTGGGAGCAGGAACAGGTGCTTTGCAAGCATCTGGAACAGCTACTGAACAAAACTCACCAACCAAATAA